The Vanessa tameamea isolate UH-Manoa-2023 chromosome 31, ilVanTame1 primary haplotype, whole genome shotgun sequence genome includes the window TATTCAGAAACTCACATTAAGGCAGTGTGTTTCCACAAAACTCCGAAACTTCTTCCATATGAGGTGAGGTGGCTTTTGACtaacagtaatatttttagatGCTGTTTCTTTTAACAGTGTGAGCGTCTTTTGGGTGATGTTAGTCACACCGAAATTCAATTCAAGCGTTCATTattcattacaatttaatttgatcttaataataataaataaataaataaacattggacaacatcacatacatcactctgatcggaatgtaagtagctaaagcacttgtgttatggaaaatgagaagtaacgacggtaccacaaacacgcagacccgagacaacatagaaatctaataaactttttctacatcgactcggccgggaatcgaacctgggacctcggagtggcgtacccatgaaaaccgatgtacctactcgaccacggaggtcgtcagatcTTGAAATACTACAAAACGAAACGATTCTACTTCAACTGTTTACGATTTTCCAAAACcacaatgttataaatttatagaacTGGAGACTGGAGAAGTAGTTCGAcaaaaccaaaatcaaaatatactttattcgagtaggcttttacaagcacttttgaatcgtcatttaacaaactatttaaagtgaagctacctccggttcggaatgtagattctaccgagaagaaccggcaagaaactcagtagttactctttttcaacatctaaaaatacagtcatgttagttgactacaattatatatgtatgtcatgtctcctgcctggaagtcaacgagcgttaactccacgctttttttttgCGTAGCTGACACGCACGCAAGCACACCTCTACCGCAAGCGAATTAATTTAGTCTATTCCAACTAAAAGAGGACAAAAGCAAAATAAGCAAtatttgacagcgaattgacgtgatgtcattggtcgagagcttgaatagtcgatgatatttattgttgatttgaacgtcgacgaaactgttatcggaactttggatgTATAATTTCATcgtatataagtagtttagtgcaattgtgttatattataaataaatataaataatgatatattcatCGAGAACTGATTGTAGCTcaattattagcaaatcgcatggaatacgtaaatctaaggtttgtaaggttgttttttaaatcttatcttTTTACCTTCTTGGACTGGAATAGACTGTAAGGTTTTCAGCAATAAACTGAATAATTCACGAGGAAGTTttagttgtataatttattaagtttttttgtaaataggtTGACTTACGACATCATACactaacagcttgtaaatttctcactgctgggctaaggcctcctctccctttgaggagaaggtatggagcacattccaccacgctgctccaatgcgggtcggtggaatacacaagtggcagaatttcgttgaaatcagccacatgcaggttccctcacgatgttttccttcaccgtcgagcacgagatgaatcataaacacaaattaagcacatgcaaacTCAGTGCTGGGcgtgggtttgaatccgcaatcatcggttaatatgcacgcgttctaaccactgggccatctcggctcgacttGCGACGATGCGTGTCAAAGATTTCGGAAAAATAATGTCGATTGGGTGATATCAAACATATTTCTTCTTATTCAACCCGTGcgactgagttttttttttttttttatttaagtttacaaAACTGACTTACAACTAgtgcatacaaaataaaatctaagctaAAAATAGTGTTATTAAATTGCAGTCTTCTGGATGTAAACCTAGCAtgctttaaaaaacatatacctaGCTTAGTTAACAAGAACAGTACTTGTGTAATTACTGactagttaattatttaattattacataaaataatgtgattttgttttaagtttatttttaagagaacCAACAGATTCACTGAAGACATCTAGGTGTTGACgactacaattaatataatagcaaATACGAAAGCAGCTATTCACCAATTTCTActtaaatcattttaacatattattattaataatatttacttacaataatatgtattcgGCCACTTTCACACTTGTATTTATAGCAGCCCGAACCCCAGTGTTGCCACTCCCTTATCTGAAAAAAAGAATGTgttaccaaatttaaaaactatattttaaaatacaagtttatatttaatctgtttagtAATAAAACTATTGACAGAATTAATTTTTGGCTGTCGAAAGAACTTAaagtttacttatttaataataataataaaacatttatttcagactatacatatgtacgtccattttgttagtaacaattatCGTATCCTAGttttagtacaataaataatactaaagaaaatataattatattataactccTCGTAACATTGAGAAGAAACTAAAATCatactttttaagtaagtaaTGATATGTTTAACTGGCATTAATGTTCTGTAGGTGACGAAACtagatttaactattttattgcaAACCTGGGTGGTGTTCTGTTGCTAGCTATAAGTATTCtgttttgtaaacttttatgtataaataaataaataaacaaaaaaaaaaactgttaataatCGCTGCTGTGCCATTCCGTTAGAGATtgagttgcccgtgccttttttacactttacttttttaatataaattttgacgttattttattttttttactgaacatcagcagatcttcgctggattTCGCTGGTCTTCCTGGACcacactgacttttttttttcattttaaaataatccataataaaaaatatatgataaatattaatatataaaaatactgtataaggtaggttttttttttccatctaTCATGTTATGTATGCTGTTGGTGCTGCCACTGACTTTACGCACTAGGGTTGCGCATCTTTTCATCGTGGCATAACAATCGACCCGATATTCCGCGAACATTCCCGATGCAATACAGAATCGAGTCAtccctttaatatatttaaatctctgtctcttttttttttaaattcagttcaaTCGGTTGAATGTTACCTCGGCTTTGAGTTGAGTTTATCTGGCCAATATACTttaagatacatatataaatacaatatgtcTACAATATCTTGCCAGTTAAGCTAATCCTAGTTAAAAGTTGTAATGGAAAAGTTACTTTAGGGGTTAACTACAAggtggggtacatgtcagtcacctcctcgtggtgtaccctgggcaacggggccggcttgagcttgctcgtcggccgcggctaagactggcgggagggatgccgcggggccgctcctggtacgtccctgatcggcgtcagggcggaccatgtgagtggcctcgttggctaggagggagtgggagggctcgctactcgagcctcccaggtgttttacaccggcggtcagcggcggagcctaccatcttatccgccgcagggcgtcagcttcgttgacgcccagcctccagtggcggactcgggggagttcgtcacattcacacgtggaggatgagggggaaggcgcgcactaggcgcgccttccatgtatattcagccgccttacggcggctgccgctggtggggtcgcggttgcatgcccttggcgatcccgttgcctcaccactcggcggcatggtggaaacccgaggatggttttagtgggtaggacagggcattagcatcagcgtgccctggcacggggcattaggccccggttgagtcccacatacccgtcccggtcccccgaccgggcggcatgcgtaaatgcatttcctcctcgttaaacaaaaaaaaaaaaaaaagggggtTAACTACAATATGGTCGATGATGCCTCTCTGCTCAAGTCtttgaaacattataatatgtgGCAGGGTTCATATACCACCTACCAATTAGAAATTGTACGATatctaattgaatatataacatttttgaaacaatatcgactaatttataatagataacattataaattatgttttcacaACATCACTCGACTGATAAAGGCctttgcaaataatttaatctaccCCCAAAAGTCATGAGTTCTTCCGTGTCAAATCTTAAAGTGAATAAAATGATTATCCTAATTCAACTATTTAGCAAGCAAATTACCTACAGCAAAATAACATATTCAGCGTTAACTTTGCTAAAATCTACACCCTGCTGGGTTAAGTTCCCAAAAGACAGTACTGGAAACACTGCTGatgagatattattaataaatgacatGGAGTTTATTATGGTTTAATTTTAAGTCTTAAATGATATTCCCAAACTTAATAAGAAGCAAATAAAGCCTTACTTGTCTGCATGACTTTTGCTCCCAAACCCGATCACTGTGGTCAAAACATTTTGAGTGCTGCCCGTAGTTCTCTAATGCGAAATTAACATCGGCTTCTGGAATaggacataaaattaaactgtacAAGAAAATGACTAGATACATTTTGAATGTTcgcaaatattatttgtactcCCTCAATTTACACGaagaatatttaaacattagttagatattgttaaaatacatgCAACCCGCAGTCACTATGCGACCGCTAAGAACTTCTCCCAATTCTTGCGAAGGCACAAATTTAAtgatacaaatgaaaaaaaataaaaaacatataaatacgctttacaaataaataaaattaaactaaaaatgtgACATCACAGGATTTACAATAACACAAAAGAAAcagtatataaatatcataatatttatagtacgaAGTATACACACGCCACACACGGATGGAGAGAAGTGACGTCATAAGAGAGCGTCATGACGTTTGACGTCATGATGTACGAGTCGGTTTtactataatactaataatactgcaaaaatatagttatataaacaaatgaaataatatttaactgacACTACGACGGTACATAGGCTAGCTTTAATATCAGTCCCTTTTTTAATTCGTTATCCTGGCGAATCTGACCGAGATACTGGGACAGAACCATTAAATAACTGTAATGTTATCGATCATTATTTAtggtgaaaataattaattatttcgttaaatatatatacttataacgGTAATGTAACTTCGTaccaatttaaatgatttactcGTATATCGGTATTCGGTAACTATACGATCTCGACTATATTCCGAACCAACTTTGACCAAACTGGAACTggattgttatatttgtaaaatagacACGATTCGATTCGACGATGAACTGTCAATTCGTTATTATAAATGAGGCCTAGATCAGGTAATAAAACATACTCGGCGTATTTTCCTCGTAAGAGCACCGACTTCCCCTGACGAGGACGCTCTTGTGTTTCCAAGTGAACTCTTGCAAGTAAGGGCAGTAGTCCGCCAATGACACTGAACCGCCGTAGTGAGCTTCGTCTCCAGGGGGTACGTTTGGTAGTCTGTCGAAATGCTGATGAAAAATTGgagctattattaaaataatgtaacaccGTAAATGTTCCACAGCTGGGCTggagcctcctctcccttttgaggagctTAATCTAATACGCTGCTTTAACGTTTCCACATGCAGGTTTGATCACTATCACATATTCTACGTCAGTCATAGTCTGAAGTGTCAGTCatcagtaactacaggcacaaggaaaataacatcttagttcccaaggttagtagcCCGTTGATGTAAGACGTGCTTATATTTCAAGCGTCAATATTTATTGGTGGTAAtatttagaagtaaaatataaatattatttaatttttgaactaTTCACCTGATATTGTCTCGGTAGTATAGTGTCATGGCGGACCAGATTACACAGAACGACAGCCGTGCGACGCGGAGAACACTCCGTCCGCAGCGGATCGCCTTTGACACGTTCACAAAATGGCGCCGGATTTTTAcgtctgaaaatatttttttatattaatgacacAAGTTCtgaatgtgtttttaaaattaaatataaaagggttatttatatatttacatgtcACAGAGCttcttatacaatatttttttgttttgttctagAATTTACCGCGAAACAATTTTACTGCTACATGTAACCCCTTGCTAATAAACCTTACGTGTCTACTGTTACAGTGCtgtctttttctttcaaatCTCAAATGATTGATGAGAGACAAAGACagtgttttaaatacaaaagttgGACTCAATGAATGTGTGATTCGGACAAAGTTCAACAACCTCAATTATAGCTTCTAATTTCCTTACTCTTTTTTTGACACAACTGATGGCAAGTGATCACAATTGCgtataaacattggcgctgatataaatattacacacatcgccaatgcacaacTAACCTTAGAGTTAAGGTATTATATCCTTCGTGGTTGTGGTTTTTCAGGCTCAACAAtatttggcgctagaatatctgatgagtgggtgatacctactcaGACTGgcgcaaagccctactaccaagtaaatatttgtatatctttgctatatattatactgAATGCTGTCTTCGTGGTATGCTAATTACATTACAACAGAATAAGACAAATACGTATGTAACCATTCCCTCGTTATACAACATCTATTGGCAATAACATTCGGCTTTTGTTTTCTAAAGCTtgatatttgttacatttttacaCTGGCAAACTTTCAACTTGTATTGAGAATATTTGAGAGTTAACCAGCTTATACACAAACAAGTGACTAgtttaaaaatcatatcaaaataataacgccatttacataaaacttttgcacccaaaatatattacgttaaaCGTCATCCAATCCAATCGAAAGCTACCACCACCTCATACAAATAGTAGAGACTTCGAGCTCAATTTATAATTGCCAAATCTAACGTAgtagtttttgtaataaaattaagataattttaagatTCTATCACGATTCTTTTCTAAGCATGACACTAACGTCTGGTGAagcctatactaatattacaaatgagaaGGTAACTCTATATCTGTTACAGCATCACGAGTACATCGCTAATAATGAAGCGGACAAGTATAGTATTGATGTGCTCTGGATTGACGGATCAGGATaccattgtgaggaaacctgtttGATTCTGATTCTGTGTCAGATGTGTATCCAATGAGTACATTAGCAGCATATTGGATCATACTCCAAGTCTTCTCCTCAAGAGAATATTTGCACAGCAATGTAATCgataggttactttttaaatataagaagaaAAAACACTTACATCTCCTCCATAGTGGCATTAGTATCgcttgcaattaaaatatattttgttaatcaatATACAACATATCATGCCAAATTGGTAATAGTTAACATGCAACTAAACTCTAAAATTCGTTCAATAAGTcgtgttctaaattcaaattgcTCTTATCGACCATTTCGACatcttcaaattaaaacaaacattctgTATTCAAATTTCTTCAGAATAATCCTATAACTTATTAACGAACGGATTCAGGGTTTGAGCCCAAGACCTCAATTTCGACAGCATTATAAACTAGTCTTATATGATATCAATCCGGCCCTATCATTCACTATGAACTACTTACTCTATAGTTCCATTATCCACAGCGCTgcatgttaaaaaaaacgaaattactATAATTCTGTAAACTACCTTCGTAGGGAAAACACTGTAGGTACCATACACCTTACGAATAAAACCAtatcagttaaattaaaataaacaagttaatATAGTTAGTATGGAAATGTTTGTTAGTCTTAACGCCACAAAATCGTTAGGTATCCcctgaaaacataaaatacctaAACCTTTGCGCGTTCAGCCACTGCTTGCAAGAGGTCATCGCGAAGTTACAGCCCAAGCCCTTGCCCCAGTCGAGAGGCGCCGCGTGCGTATAGTCAGCTCGATACCAGCCCGTATCTTCCATCATTGCGAACGTTACCCTACTGAACACAGAGTTCTGTGTGTGTGTGCCAGTCATTGCTTCGTTCTGTAATCAAAGATTTGTACATTCATTCTTGACATCAGGTATTCTACTtaaactctattccaaccataactaGACtaggtcgagagctcgattattctataatatagaCGAAAAActgcgaaaaatggcgttttgaatatcGACGACAGTATTATCGgtattttagaagtaaaatttttttttatttatttattttattattcgtaattttttcgtaaattttttcgtaaattcgtaaatttaaaaaattcgtagttatttattattcgtaacatcaccaatgcgccaccaactttggaaaccaagacgttacgtcccttgtgcctgtagttacaactggctcactcacccttcaaaccggaacacatcaatactgagtactgctgtttggcggtagaaaatctgatgagtgggtggtacctaatcaGACGggcgtgcacaaagccctaccatcaagtggtttatttatctttattcctacttccattggaatagactacagtattgttgtgttccggtttgaagggggaTTGaggtgtaactaaaggcacaagggacgtaacatcttagttcggaAATTTGGTTGCGCATTTTCAAAGTAagaattagttaatatttccaaCACTGGCCAACTACTTTGCCAGTGGTGACCATCAAATTGCccaaaaaaacatcaaaaacacCGTGAAAAACTATATGCAAGAACGCAACCGAATTTTGTTCGATATAAGAATTATTGGACATCAGTCTAACCTCAAAAACTCTTTTCTCCCAATGAGTCAGTGCAGTGCCATCGCCCCCTTGATCTTCTAACTCGGCTCCCTCAAGCGTTGAACAGTTGAAATGGTCACGTACCtgatataatacaaatgatcatcaatttaaacaaaaggTCAAGATTGTGTAGAGGCGTGAACACTTGAAACCACtatcaaaatataactttactaGATTCCATTTGCAGCGTTACCCAAATGCAAGGGGGCTATTCTAGATATTACCTCTAGTCTAGTCTTGTTCTATCTCTATTCCATTTTTTCGGCGTCCGCCACTCAATCTTCTCAATATTACGTCCTAATTTCCAATGTTGTCTTAAATCGTATAGCTTACCTCTTTAACTACCCTCGGGGTAACGATCATGTGGAATGTTCTAGAAATATAACCTTCTCTTATCATCCAGTTCTTTCGCGTTATGTTTCTGACAACGCGGTCGGACCATTTGTGGATTTGAAGCCTGGGAAGGAAAACAAACAATTGATTCATTTTTTCCACGCAAAGACGTCAAAATCAGATACCCCACGTCCCAGAGGATTTGTGGATTACGTCAATCAGAACGGACGTACTTTTCTTTTGTGAAAAACCGTGGCAAAGGAACATACCGAAAggcacaataaaaataaataaatattacgaccTAAAATGGACCACATTGTTTACAATGTGCGAACCAAAAAGGGCAACGTGGTTAATTACGCGTTGGAATTAGGACGGTAACCTTAAAAACCTTGCCCTGTCGAGAACTGCAGTATGTTCTACTAACAAATATCCAAAGCAGCGTTAGGTTGGTACTAAATTTGACTAAACAGTGAGCGTTGATGCACATTGCAAAGGGGAGACTTATACCTTTGTTTAGAGGGtcaattgaaaaacatttttgggGAAGTAGACGTCGCCAGAACACTGCCTGCATCCGTACGCTTAGTGTGCTTAATATGGGGACTTTTTATGGTAAGTGCCACCCATaaacaatggtgctgtaagaaatattaaccatttcttacatcgccaatgcgccaccaaccatgggaactgttgatgttattttgacaaaaatctCTATTCAGAATGTTGTCCTAGTatctcattaattttataatgtttaattttatcaattaacttattataataatgatttttacaaTGTTGACTCATATTTCTCCAGTAATTTTAGAACAGCTGTAAAAAAGTAGGTGATTAACcaattacttttgattttttgtgttttttttgttgtacTACGTGTTGGTGttgtcatataaattaaaaaaaaaaaaactttgaaacttataattaacttaacttaaataaatatcagttcattgtaaattatatacgcTTTGGTAAAAACGTTGAAGAACAAAGTCTACATCGTACAATTTCTTTCCGTGGCGACATTTTGTTATACCTACTTACTCTTCATCTAAAGGTGGGTTTCCCGTGTCTGGACGGCGTTCCGTAAGCGGTTCGCCATTTTCGTCTctggaaataaatacatttttattaattatacaattatgttGTTCTTAACCTTTCGGCTACCGTGGTCAACTTCAAGATACTAGACAACTACGCGGGGCATGCGTGCACAAGTATGTCCTCAAATAAAGTGCACTGTCGatctcaatttataatattggagcTAGATaatctcttcgggatgtttttaacaaagtaggaatactcactgttgcgtcacaatatatttagaataatattatgtatattcacagtagcaccgactccgcaaagtcaataaatcattcttggagcaaggtatccgtttctataataaaattccgcagacatttttaactttgccgtttcatgaattcaaatcatttgtaaaaaatacatcggaaaagaaggcatattattcgatacaagattatatcgatgataaaaaagcgtggagtcaACGCTTGTTGACTTcgaggatatataacatacatatataattgtatttaactaacatgactatttttagacgttgaaaaagagtaactactgagtttcttgccggttcttctcggtagaatctacattccaagccGGTGgcagctttacttaatatagtttgttaaatgacgattcaaaagtgcttgtaaaagcctacttgaataaagtatatattgattttgattttgacctCATTCTCATTATCAGATGGCCAGATATCTGGCAACGCCTGGCATATATTGTCACGTAAGGAAGAACTATTTCTCTGTCCAGTGTATACTGTTTTGtatgtaattgaattattttcaagcattgttgatttatttcattgtgtctgttaaTTCCCACAACACCCCTTTTATATATGACCACCATCAGATATTATATGTTGGGTAAATTTGAGAATGTGTACCAATTATAAAATCCGAAATCACTTAAACAATTTTCTATTAACTTTTAACacttttcttggtggtagggctttgtgcaagcccgcctgggtacaTACCACCCACtcccagatattctaccaccaaatagcagtacagtattgttgtgttccggattgaagggtgagtgagccagtgtaactacaggcacaagggacgtaacatcttagttcccaagtttggcggtggtgaccacttaccatcaggtggcccatttgctcgtccgcctatctatatcatataaaaaacacaattataacaATGTCATTTTTTAGAGGTGTTGTTTGCACGGTGGCTAGTTTTAGTGTCGTGTCGCCGACTCCCACCGATCGATCTAGACTCCCTTAAAGGGTTATCTACTCCCGTATTGTTGACATCGcggacatatatatatacataccgATAGAATCCGAAGAGCGACACGCTGAATCCCAACGCGTGAAGCATTTCGTGCTTGACAGTCGACAGGACGGAGGGCAGGTCGCGGTATTTGGTCGACAATTCGCCGGGACAGAAGTTCGCGTGACCGGCTACTGgtctgaaattaattattagtaaagtAACTCGTGTCCTGTTAAAATCCCACAATTGTCTGGTCTGGTTTCCTTTGGAGAaggttttttatcttaataaattgatGGTAGGTCTTTGTCCCGTTTGGGTACCACATCCTCATCTTATATAGTatagtttgaaggatgagttagccagtgtaagccagcacaagagacataaaatcttaacaaGATTCAACCAATGGCAGAGAATAGCGTACGTAAAAACCAATCACTAAGACATACCGGTCTAAAGCAGATTCCTGTTGACAGTGCGACGCGTAGGCAACGGTTAAGCCACGTCTACACCTTTCAGTTTCGACCGCACTGACGTACAGTACAAAGTCTGTGTTCTCAACTCCGATTGGTTCTTCTTCAAAATCTTCCGTCTCTGTTTCTGGAAGGAGAAACACACGTAGAAGTAAGAAATTGTatacttctttattttattcgtagtcGAATTAACGCACTCATCAGATTTcctgccgccaaacagtaatactaagtatttttatgttccggtttcacgggtgagtgagccagtgtaactataggcacaacggacataacattttagctcctaagggtggtggcgtattggtgatgtaaggaatggttattatgtcttacagcgccaatattatgggcggtggtaaccacttaccattagatggTCCATTTGATAGTCCACCTACGAATtgcaaaaagaaaaacatacttCAAATCTTGTGGAACACCTTTGTAAGACTATTTGGGTGGAACACcctctcatcaaatattctaccgtcaaaaagCGCGTTGTACTAAGATCGACTTCCGACTGATGAGGACACGTTAAAGCTTATAAAACTGCTTCTATTGTCTGGAGAACATAGAAAAGATCGAATGAGCCAGAAATAAGATCGGTTCTTAATACACTGTCGAACATGCCCAACGTAGGGTACGTTAGGGCATGTTCGCCAGTGTGACTTTTTATTGGTGTGTTCTGTTTTAAAGAATCAGTGAATCCATCCGACACAATAAAGGAACATAATCTTGCCCTTGTACCCAAGTTCGCTAGTGTATTGAAAacgtaaggtatggttaatatcaaaatcaaaatatactttattcaagtaggcttctaCAAGCTctattgaatcgtcattttacaaactgtattaaaatgttggaatagagtaactactgagtttcttgccagttcttctcggtagaaaccGATTTCCGAACTCGTGGTAGTTTTAACTTGTATCCAACACAGTTTAAATTTCAGTTCTTTTATGagcttaattgaataaaaattattttcctttttttatggcattggttggcggacgagaatatgggccacctgat containing:
- the Invadolysin gene encoding leishmanolysin-like peptidase isoform X2, which encodes MSKFNCVILCLVLCVECGLSNTFNDLVTSEHGSVHCNHEHPKVDDVIRGVHIEAPHKVKKRSIDQPLRISIYYDHSVYRLEPEKFDMINNTILPEAVRFWEDALKVRKTAGPIKLNRKCPTRQVFIRSGRSHCIDACSAETMCGEVRVPERHLNPCYVCNSTGHNCRTLPREKVHLEDEVTATEISGNALNYDPEVTENIAETETEDFEEEPIGVENTDFVLYVSAVETERCRRGLTVAYASHCQQESALDRPVAGHANFCPGELSTKYRDLPSVLSTVKHEMLHALGFSVSLFGFYRDENGEPLTERRPDTGNPPLDEELQIHKWSDRVVRNITRKNWMIREGYISRTFHMIVTPRVVKEVRDHFNCSTLEGAELEDQGGDGTALTHWEKRVFENEAMTGTHTQNSVFSRVTFAMMEDTGWYRADYTHAAPLDWGKGLGCNFAMTSCKQWLNAQRRKNPAPFCERVKGDPLRTECSPRRTAVVLCNLVRHDTILPRQYQHFDRLPNVPPGDEAHYGGSVSLADYCPYLQEFTWKHKSVLVRGSRCSYEENTPKADVNFALENYGQHSKCFDHSDRVWEQKSCRQIREWQHWGSGCYKYKCESGRIHIIVGNYTYTCYFAGQVLQVRIIQKGWLHRGGVVCPPCREMCAQEFASRKEYCKGGEEAPPPNLYPNDVLACHASTIETTAILLAAAILCTFLNLM
- the Invadolysin gene encoding leishmanolysin-like peptidase isoform X1, translating into MSKFNCVILCLVLCVECGLSNTFNDLVTSEHGSVHCNHEHPKVDDVIRGVHIEAPHKVKKRSIDQPLRISIYYDHSVYRLEPEKFDMINNTILPEAVRFWEDALKVRKTAGPIKLNRKCPTRQVFIRSGRSHCIDACSAETMCGEVRVPERHLNPCYVCNSTGHNCRTLPREKVHLEDEVTATEISGNALNYDPEVTENIAETETEDFEEEPIGVENTDFVLYVSAVETERCRRGLTVAYASHCQQESALDRPVAGHANFCPGELSTKYRDLPSVLSTVKHEMLHALGFSVSLFGFYRDENGEPLTERRPDTGNPPLDEELQIHKWSDRVVRNITRKNWMIREGYISRTFHMIVTPRVVKEVRDHFNCSTLEGAELEDQGGDGTALTHWEKRVFENEAMTGTHTQNSVFSRVTFAMMEDTGWYRADYTHAAPLDWGKGLGCNFAMTSCKQWLNAQRFRRKNPAPFCERVKGDPLRTECSPRRTAVVLCNLVRHDTILPRQYQHFDRLPNVPPGDEAHYGGSVSLADYCPYLQEFTWKHKSVLVRGSRCSYEENTPKADVNFALENYGQHSKCFDHSDRVWEQKSCRQIREWQHWGSGCYKYKCESGRIHIIVGNYTYTCYFAGQVLQVRIIQKGWLHRGGVVCPPCREMCAQEFASRKEYCKGGEEAPPPNLYPNDVLACHASTIETTAILLAAAILCTFLNLM